A single window of Aspergillus flavus chromosome 4, complete sequence DNA harbors:
- a CDS encoding phosphate transporter produces MALHQFDYIFALGTIFAFLDAWNIGANDVANSWATSVSSRSLKYWQAMILASIMEFCGSIGVGARVAETIRTKVVDVDLFKEDPSMLMLGMLCAVMGSSIYLTIATKFGMPVSTTHSIMGGVIGMGIASVGANGVSWWGGNINSGVVQVFLAWVIAPFMSGAFGAIVFLITKYGVMLRSNSVRNAFIAIPIYFGITSALLTMLIVWKGGSSRISLNDAETVGVIIGVGAAVALIVTIFFLPWLYRRLLKEDWQLQWYHLFLGPLVLRRGEVPPPPEGYSIVQDFYSGHKTMEQLQAERAATQENRPSDLENEGELVKESQNTSSEALKSGTPSDAPSVAPKPEFSIIGPRPEGKGFFHPAMLFWQFKRFFFRGIEQDVVGLQKKKNILTGDIEMTHAHAKHYDNRTEYMYSFLQVLTASTASFTHGANDVSNAIGPYATIYDIWQSGKLNSKSPVPYWILAFGGAAIAIGIWTYGYNIMRNLGNRITLHSPSRGFSMELGSAITIITATRLKLPVSTTQCISGATVGVGLCSGTWRTINWRMILWIYFGWVITLPITGIISGCLMGIIINAPRWGMGV; encoded by the exons ATGGCCCTTCACCAGTTCGACTACATCTTTGCTCTCGGCACCATTTTTGCCTTCCTAGATGCTTGGAATATTGGCGCCAATGATGTTGCCAACTCTTGGGCGACCTCCGTCTCATCGCGATCTCTGAAGTATTGGCAGGCCATGATTCTTGCCTCCATCATGGAATTCTGTGGGAG TATTGGAGTGGGCGCCCGTGTTGCAGAAACTATCCGGACGAAGGTTGTCGACGTCGATCTCTTTAAGGAGGATCCCTCTATGCTTATGCTGGGGATGTTATGTGCGGTCATGGGCTCCTCCATCTACCTTACCATAGCGACGAAATTTGGAATGCCTGTTTCGACCACGCACTCCATCATGGGTGGTGTTATTGGAATGGGTATTGCGTCGGTTGGGGCGAATGGTGTTTCGTGGTGGGGAGGTAATATCAACTCTGGTGTTGTTCAGGTGTTCCTGGCATGGGTCATTGCCCCCTTTATGTCGGGTGCCTTTGGtgccatcgtcttcctcatcaccaagtATGGAGTGATGCTGCGGAGCAATTCAGTCCGGAATGCTTTCATTGCCATTCCTATCTACTTTGGCATTACGTCTGCTCTCCTCACCA TGCTTATTGTGTGGAAGGGTGGGTCGAGCCGGATTAGCCTCAATGACGCAGAGACTGTTGGTGTGATTATTGGGGTTGGCGCCGCCGTCGCCTTGATTGTCACCATTTTCTTCCTGCCCTGGCTGTACCGAAGGTTGCTGAAGGAGGATTGGCAACTTCAATGGTATCACCTCTTCCTTGGCCCTCTTGTTCTACGTCGTGGGGaagttcctcctcctccggaaGGGTACTCAATCGTACAAGATTTCTACAGTGGCCATAAGACTATGGAGCAGCTCCAGGCGGAGCGAGCTGCGACTCAAGAAAACCGACCTTCTGACCTAGAGAACGAAGGCGAGCTAGTCAAAGAGAGCCAGAACACTTCATCCGAGGCTTTGAAGTCCGGGACACCTAGCGATGCACCTTCAGTGGCGCCAAAGCCAGAATTTTCAATAATTGGCCCTCGACCGGAAGGAAAGGGGTTCTTTCACCCAGCTATGCTCTTCTGGCAGTTCAAGCGATTCTTCTTTCGTGGAATCGAGCAAGATGTAGTCGGCttgcaaaagaagaagaatatccttACCGGCGACATCGAAATGACCCATGCCCACGCCAAACATTATGATAACAGAACTGAGTACATGTACTCCTTCCTGCAGGTGCTGACAGCATCCACTGCTTCTTTTACCCATGGTGCCAATGATGTGTCCAA TGCTATTGGTCCATATGCCACGATTTATGACATTTGGCAATCTGGAAAGCTCAACTCCAAGAGTCCTGTCCCTTACTGGATTTT GGCCTTTGGAGGTGCTGCTATCGCCATTGGTATCTGGACCTACGGCTACAATATCATGCGAAATCTCGGTAATAGGATCACGCTTCACTCCCCTTCCCGTGGTTTTTCTATGGAACTTGGCTCTGCTATTACTATCATCACGGCGACCAGGCTCA AGCTTCCGGTCTCCACAACGCAATGTATCTCGGGTGCAACCGTTGGTGTTGGTCTCTGTAGTGGAACCTGGCGTACCATCAATTGGCGCATGATTCTGTGGATCTACTTCGGCTGGGTTATTACTCTGCCCATAACTGGTATTATCTCTGGATGTCTTATGGGCATTATCATTAATGCCCCTCGGTGGGGAATGGGCGTCTAA